TAGCACCTCGATGTTGTAGCCATGGCAGTAGCACTTCCATATGTTTTTGAAATCTGGGATTAACGTAGAGCGACCTTTTGAACTCGGTGTCGTCGGAACCAAGGACTTTCTCAATATCAGCGCCATCTACGGGATCCAGCAGAACATATGCCATTATAGTTGAGGCGCAGATGAAACCTTgagaattaaattatttataagttcCGAACACTATTTCTTAAAACGATGAACTCACCCCATCCACTGTATTTGTTAAGAGCATCACGAATACTCCTTAAAGTGGGCGGTTCTTTTGAGTAATTCAGCAATTTGAGGTGCTTGACCAACTCGGAGTGGTAAAACCAAATGAAGTAATCGAATTTTGAGGTCTTGACATCCAAACTTGTAGAAGAGAGCAGGAAGTAGTACAAATCCTGCGCCACTGTGCCCCACTTGGGGATTTGAAGATCAACGAAATAGGTATCCTGTATCTCGTTCTTCTCATTGTACTGGAACATAATGTTATTGGACCAACCGTCGCCATGATTCAACGCTTTGAAGTCATCAGGTCCCGGATGGTTTAGGCTGTCCACAACTTCCAATGTCTTGGCAGAGGCGATTTTCTGCAGCGATTGTTACCTAAGAGATAAGAATCAGAGATACGGATATGGCAAGATAAGTTGCACTCACCAAATCCTTTAGATAAGTCTCGTGACCTTTGCACAGCTCGATGTTATCCATGAAAACCTTCATGCTGCGCGTACAGAACCCATCTACGATTTCCTCGTTCTCCAAAAAGCCCTTCCTGTACTTCTCCTCGTAAGGACCCTTGGTTTCCACTCGGACGGCAGAAGCAGCATGCCACTGGGCGAATTTCCGCAGGACACTCTCGGTGTGAGCCTGGTCCATTCCTTCGAGGCGATTGATGTTCCGGAAACCCCGTGGACGAAGGTCCTCCAGCAGGACATAGTAATCGCTGGCTTCTATCTCGTAGGCTTCTGCTCCAAACTTTACCTCAAGACCGACATCGCGATATAGTTGCTCCAATTCGGGCACCACTTCCAGATACATTCCACGTTCCACATCGAAAATATCCGTCTTTTCTATCATCTTGCGATACATCTCAGAGGGGTGGGGAGTCTTTAGCATGAATGCCTTGGTTGTTTGGGATTTATCTAGGAGATTTATTTGGGAAAATTAAGGaagtataataaatatataataataccaacCTTTTGTCTCCACATCTAGCTCTATTCTCAGCATTATGGTGGCATAGTTCTCGCCAGCAGCGACTCCTGCTTTAGCCCTCATGCATTTCGTCTCCTTATAATCCTTAACCTCCTTTTTAAGCAGATCTTCAAAGACTTCCGGCTTCACCCAATCCGGAATTGTGACTGCTCTTTCGCTGACCTCCTCGTCCTTTGTCTGGGGCGGCATTTTGAAGAGGTCTCGATGAATTCAGCACATTTACTGGAAGCTTGGAGTACTAAGAGCATCTATTAAATACTTGTGGAGGAATCTTAATGACAATGCGAGCGATAAACCTTATCTCTTACCTAACAATCAGCCATCTGTTTTTAATTCGCTTGTGCCAAAGTGACAAGGCAGTCTGTTACACCTTTACTCGGTTGATGCGGCTAGAATAATTAATACAATCCCCCCCACAGATTAGATTCACATAATGACATCGCGATTTCTGGGTCAGTGGTGGAAAATACAAtcgttttttttgcttaaaggtttatttaataagttatattttaaaaataagtctttataaatatcttaTCTTTCAACCCACATATGAAATGTTATTACAAAACGTTATCTATAAAGTGTTTTAAAGAGTGTCATTATAAAAGATATTTACTACTTGGTGCAATAAATGCATTTATCTTATCTGTTAAGAATACTGTTAgcagtaaaataaatacatataaaagccAGAcctttttaaggggttatatacctttttttttcaaaaaaacgaaatttttttttttgcggaatcctaaagtatatcccctagagaacatcttcccaaattttcatagagatccgaataatagttcgataggaaaacagcgttttgccgcgctcgacttcaatagttgcaacgtcaacgtaaaactttgaatgcgattatctcaaagtcgtgtttttccaaaagtgccttcgctgtgaccacgattgcgcaagaactatttgatcgatcttcttcaattttttttttaattattcgtaatgattgtgccgagttcgtgaacgattcagtttttatgcgccaattttaatttcgcagatcagatttttttaataaaatttttagaactcgaaaaatcaactttttggaaaaattgttactgtatgcagaaaaaagcaaatattcttaaaaataatcgttcacgaactggaaataatactatacttactatttttggttttttgatataagttgacctgctggacttccatcgtggtcaccgcaagccgctatttaaaaaaagggttccgaaagaattgccataacttcgtaaattattcatattttttcaagaacaaaggcttgttgttttgataaaaacatgtactattaataaataataacttcactgtcataaaataattgctacacaccaaaaaaaaatccaaagttccctcaattttttcgctcaaaaaaggtatataactcCTTAAATGCTTTGATtgtagaaataaaattaaatttaataaaacttttattgatttttagaatgATTTAATTCTACTCTAGGGCCCCTTGGTGCTGTAGCCACGGCAATAGGACTTCCATATGTCTGCGGAATCTGGGGTTAGtgtaaatggaatttttaaagctGGAGTCTTCCTTCGATAAGATTTTATCGAGATCACCATCATCGGTGGGATCCAGCAGGACAACTCCCATTACGCATGCAGAGCAGATGAAGGCTGCAGAATGGAGATAATTgtgaaaattatatacatttttattaagatGATACTACTTACCCCACCCACTGTATTTGTTAAGGGCGTCGCGAATACTCTTTAAAGTGGGTAATGTTTTTGAGTAATTCAGAATTTTTAGATGCTTAACCAACTCTGAGTGATAGAACCAAATAAAGTAATCGAATTTCAGCGTTTTAATGTCCAGGCTAGTTGACGAAATCAGAAAGTAGTACAAATCCTGGGCTACTGATCCCCATTTGGGCAGTTGCAGATCAACGAAATAAGTACTTAGAATTTCGTTCTTGTCATTGTACTGGAACATAATGTTGTTAGACCAACCATCGCCGTGGTTCAGGGCGTTGAACTCGTCGGATTTTGGTTCCTTCAGATCATTTACCACATCAATTAACTTTTCTGAGACACTGTGCTGTTGGAAAAAGGATGAACAAGTTAAAAAATAGATCTAAGgattctaaaataaatgtttacttACCAAATCCTTTACGTAAGCCTCGTGTCCTTCAAACTGATCGATATGTTTTAATAAGTTCTCACCACTCCGACAGAAAGCATCAGTAATTTCCTCCGAACTGAAAATACCCTGTGTATACTTCTCGTTGTAGGGTCCTTTGAGGTCCACGCGAACTGCAGAGGCCGCATGCCATTGGGCGAATTTCTTCAGGACATTTTCAGTGTGAGCCTGGTCCAAACCTTGGAGGCGATCACAGTTTCTGAATCCTCGAGGCTTGAGGTCCTCCAGCAGGACATAGTAATCGCTGGCTTCTATTTCGTAGGCTTTAGCTCCAAATTTAATCTCAAGACCCACATCGCGATACAGTTGCTCCAATTCGGGGACCACTTCCAGATACATTCCACGTTCCACATCGAAAATATCCGACTTTTCGAGAAGTCTGCGATAGGCCTCAGTATGGTGGGGTGTTTTTAGCATAAATGCCTtggtaatttttgatttatctataataataaaagtattttttggaATTACTTTTGAAGGTTCTGAAAAAATGAACAAACCTTTGGTCTCCACATCCAGTTCTACCCTAAGCATTATGGTGGCATAGTTCTCGCCAGCAGCGACTCCTGCCGTGGTCCTTAAAGCTTTCGTTTCCTTGTAATCCTTGACCTCATTTTTAAGCAGATCCTGAAATGCTTCCGGCTTTACCCAGTCCGGTATTTGTACTTCCCTTTGGCAAATTTCTTCGTCCTTCGTCTGCGGCGGCATTTTTGAAAGATCTACTGGACTTGATCTCACTTAATATGAACTTTCTTTAGCAGCGTCTTCACTTAAATACGGTTGGTTTAGAGCACCgataagaaatataaacattATCTTTATCCCCACAGACAATCTTAATTGCTCCTTAATTGCAATGTTCAGAATGACAGCGCACATTTTCCCACCTTTGGACCATTTTAGTTTTGCCTAAACCATCCCATTACATTAATTTTGAACCTGACATTGCAGTTTTGCGAGGATATAACTTTCTGTCGTTATTATATTACTTTTCGTATAGTTTTTCAAAATAGATTCCTTTTTCTGTGGACTGGAACATAATTTGTTTCTGTGTTTAAATATACAGACCCAAACGATAATAAAATCACAATACATTACTACCTAACATAAAATTAAAGCTATGTAAGTTGGTAGTACAATTTGAGGCAACGTATAGATTGTTTAGCTCTCGAGGCAGTTAATTgtgattattatttattgtgagTAAGCAAAATAATGGAGATATGTATATACATAGTAGTACATAAATACAGATAACTAAAAAAGTACATACTGGGGCTTTATTTTCGGATTTGTTTTGCTACCCTTTTCGCTAACTACCTTTTATGGTATACGTTttatgactctctctctctcttagcTTACTTATCATTAGTTCGTATCTTTTTCGGTCGAAAAAAGCTTTTTGCTATAGAAGCGATACTAAAGAAGgggaagaaaacaaaaaagtttgctTGTGGTCGTCTTTCGTTATGTTTTGCTATGGTTGTTTGTTTATGCCCATATAAGGAATATTCGTATACCTAAAAGACCTCGCTCTTCTTTGGTGACTCAGGTTCGTATTTGACTACAAAGAAGACAGCGGTTttaagcaacaaaattttactatttattgtaattacaaatactacaaatataatattacaaatataacATAAATATGTTGAAATGCTAATGTAGTTTTTGGTCTGTGAAGTTATATTACTAATTCAGTTCCAGGGCGCCACGATTGAGCAGCCAAGGCAACACCACCTGGATGTGTTCCCGGTACCGGGGACTGTTAAATAGCCGCATCTGGAAATTAACACCCTCTTCACCGTCACTTGCAAAGGTCTCAAAGCTGGCATTATCCGTACGATCTAAAAGAACGGCGGCCATCGTACCACTGGCCACTGAATATGCTGGAGAGaattaaaagaagaaaaccCATTAAAGTAATGCATTAAGTTTTAAGGAAACTAATATGTTAATTACCGAAAAATCCATTCTTGATAATCGTCAAGTGAATGTCTTTTAGGCTGGGAATAGCCTTTGAGTACTTTAAGATTTTAAGGTGCTCCACCAAATGCTCGTGGTACACCCTTATGTAGTGATCGAATTTCGACAGCTTATCCTCCAGTTTTGTGGAGGAGATCAGGAGGTAGAGCAGGTCCTGGGCCACAGTTCCGTACCTGGGTAGCTGGTAGTCCACCAGGAATACCTCCTTGACCTTTCCGAAGGCATCGTACTGGAACATGATGTTGTTGGCCCAGGTATCGCCATGGCTTAGCACATTGAACTCCGTGGGGTCGACTTTGGCAAACTCGAACATTTTATCGACAAAAACATCAGTTAGGGCTTTCTAAGAAAGGTAAGAGAAATTAAATGGCATAACTGTTTAATATCTAACTATTTTCTACTTACAACTTTATCAATGTATTCTTCGTGACCCTTGTAGGTGGCGCAACTTTTTACGAAATTTCCACCAATCCCTTTAATCATTCCAGTCATCATCGGCCGGTTCTCCTCCTTGTAGAAGCCATGCAATACGATATCGGGGTACTGGCCCTTTGTGGCAATCCGCACAGCCGTTGCAGCATGCCATTGTGCCATCTTCTGGAGCACCATTTCGGTGTGAGTTTGATCGAATCCTTCCAGGCGATTAGCGTTCTTAACTCCCTTAGCGCCCAGATCCTCCAGCGCCACATAGTCAGTTTTGGCATTCTTGAGATCGTAACTCTTGGCGCCAAAAGTGACATTTACATTCGCCGCCTTATAGAGAGCCTCCATTTCGGGAACCACCTCGTTGTACATGCACCGCTCGATATCGAAAACGTTTGATTTTTCCATCATCTCCTTGAACACTTCACCCTGGTGGGGCAACTTTACCATATAGGACACCTGCTTGGTTTTTCCATCTATAAAATATAAGTCAGATATTTTTCCAGATATCGCCACTTTGCACTAACTTACCTTTTAGCTCTACTTCGATCTTAACTCGCACCATAATGGTAGCATAGTTTTCTCCAGCCGCAGATCCCGAGTCCGCCTTGAAAGTCTTTACTTTGGAGTATCCTTCGATACTTTTCTTGAGCACATCCTCAAAGAGTTCCGCAGTTACGCAATCGGGAATATTAGAAGCCGCCATTCCTATTTagaatttatagttttttgttCAAGAACAATTAAGTTAATTGGATGCACTGTGTTGTGTTGACTGACTGCAGAAATCGGGGACCCATATTCTTATACAAACTGGTGAGCTTTCACCAAGGGCTTTCTATCGATCTTCTCTCTTTGATTATTTCACTTGTACCATTTCTGTCTCTTATAAAGCTCTCAATAAGTGAGTAATGGCGAGTAAATTTGTCCGTAAATGGAAGGCGGTCTCTTCAGTTCCATATAAGGGAATGGGTCTCTAAAAATGTTTACCAGCTTTATTGAAAGTTTAAGAATGAAGAACTATCGATGCTATTAGCTACAatcttaaacatttaaatcgctttaattttatttacaattttttttaacaattgaaatagtattaaaaatttgttcccCAGAAAGGTTTGAACCTCAAATTCGCTCGTTACTATTCCCTCATTTTATTGTGAGCTTTTTTGTTTGAGAAGATAGTGCGGTTTATTGAAAGAGCTGATAAATATAAGCTTATGAAGCCAATGTTTTCGGACTTTTGTTTTGCTACACTGTCCGCTTATGACCTTATATGGGTTTCGGCTTCTACCTCTATCTCTTAATCACTTTGTATCATACAAATTGTGTGTCAACAAACTACTAAATTAGTTTGGGGAGTCACCGTgttaattgtaaaaaaaaatacaaattttattatttaaaaaataaaattcttaaatatttagtatactatttaaattaatattctttatagaaaacgtttttttttcaacaataACCCAAAATTTAAAGAAGTAATTGATAAAAAGCTTTCTAGTTTATGCTAttggaaaaaattgtatctgcCACGTTTAACAGTGTTTTTAAGTATATTTATACTTACTTCCTTATATGGCAACTTTATATTTAAGCCAGGATTCTTTACAGACTATGTTTCCTTCAAAAATACcccaaaatttaaagaattatttgttaaaaagttttctAGTTTAtgttatggaaaaaaaattttatctgtCACGCCTAACAGAGAttttaagtatattttttgtttacttccTTATATGGCAACTTTATTTTCAAGCCACGGTTGGCTTACCCCTCATGTCATTCTCATAACCGCTTTTCCTCCAAAAATACACTCGTTGCCATTATCGCGCATAGAGATAACACTATCATGGGATTGCACATTTTTATGACTCAATTTGTATTGTTTATtgtgaaaattggaaattaTTTAGTTGGTTGCTCTAGATATCTAAACAGCCACGATTTAGCAGCCAGGGCATAATCGCTTGGATGTGTTTGCGGTACCGAGGGCCATTGTACATCTGCATCTGGAAGTCCACTCCTGCTTCAGTATCACCCATAAAGTTCTCAAAACTTGCCGAGTCTGTGGGATCCAGCAGAACGGCAGCCATCACACCAGTGACCACGGTATAGCCTAGATATgaaatttagaattttaatgGTGTAGCTTTAAAAATTCGCAAATACTTACCGAAAAATCCGTATTTAAAGAGCGCCAAATGAATGTCCCGCAGACTGGGGATGGGTTTTGAGTACTTTAGAATTTTCAGGTGCTCCACCAGGTTTTCATGATAAACCTTAATATAGTAATCGAATTTTGTGAGCTTATCCTCCAGCTTTGTGGAGGAGAGCAAGAAGTACTGAAGGTCCTGGGCCACGGTTCCGTATTTTGGGATCTGATAATCGACCATATAAACCTCCTTGATCTTTCCAAAGGCGTCATACTGGAACATAATATTATTCGACCAGGAATCGCCGTGGTTCAGCACATTAAACTCCGTGGGATCAACCTTGACAAACTCGAAAAGCTTGTCGACTAAAACAGGCTGCAAGGCTTTCtagtaaaataatacaaaataaaatatttacaaggcTAATCAGAACTTTCAAGTATTTCCTACTTACGACTTTATCTATAAAGACCTCGTAACCTTCGTAGGTAGCGCAGcttttcacaaaatttgcGCCCATTCCTTTCATCATCTCAGTTATCATGGGACGGCTGTCTTCCCTAAAGAAACCTTTTAACAGGATATCAGCATACGGTCCTTTGGTGTCCACTCGCACGGCCGAAGCAGCATGCCATTGTGCTAACTTTCGTAGCACTCTCTCCGTATGGGTTTGATCGAGTCCTTCGAGACGATTGGCATTCTTAAATCCCTTAATCCCCAGATCCTCCAAGGCCACATAGTCAGTCTTGGCATTCTTCAGATCGTAGCTCTTGGCGCCAAAAGTGATATCCACTCCCGCAGCCTTGTAAAGGGCTTCCATTTCCGGAACTACCTCATTGTACATTGTGCGCTCGATATCAAAGATGTTTGTCCGCTTCATCATCTCCTGGAACATCTCCAGTTGGTGGGGCAATTTTACCATATAGGAAACCGGTTTTGATTTGCCATCTGGGGGAGGGAAATTAGACATTTTGCTCGACCTTAACCCCAACTGACTTACCCTGCAGCTCTACTTCTATGTTAACCCGCAGCATAATAGTGGCATAGTTTTCCCCTGCCGCTGATCCAATGTCTGCCTTGAAACTCTTGACTTTCGAGTATCCCTCCACATTCGCCTTGAGTATATCTTCAAACAAGTCAGCAGTTATCCAATCGGGAATTTTACTGGCCGCCATTATAGATAATCGTTATTTGCTTTTCTATGGAAGCGTAGAACACGTATACGCCTAGTTGTGCTGAGCAAGTGGACTGAGGCCAGTTAGGGAGGATCAATAGTTATATATCTGTTTGGGGAGCTTTTATACCTCAGTTCGTAGAACAAGTGGGCATTCTCTCTGTTTTTTCCGAGCAAGCTTTTCTAATTGCACTTTAACTAATTCTGTTGTTTTGATCACTTTATCGCATACATAGTTGTAGATTTTTTACTATATACACTGTTTCGGGGCGATGACCATTATAATTGGGCTTACTTATGATCCGTCGTTAGGGTGAAGGGAAGTCATATTCCCAAATTCCcaacataaaacaaaatgtttttagtaaatatttatatctaaCGCTTTAAAAAAgctgttatttatatttattttgtttaatacttTCAAGCGGAATGAGTTAGGGAAGGGGGGCAATTTCCCTAATTGATATCCAGAGCTCCGCGATTTAGCAACCATGGCAGGATGACCTGAATGTGTTTTCGGTAGCGCGCATTGTTGTACATTTGCATTTGGAAGTCCACTCCCTCGGCAGAGTCGCCAATAAAGTTCTCAAAACTGGCGCTTTCGGTGGGATCTACAAGAACGGCAGCCATTACACCTGTGGCCACTGAATAAGctgtaaaattataaaatcttaTTATTACATTATCCCTTAACaccaaaagtaaaatataccTACCGAAAATACCATATTTGAATAGCACCTTGTGTATGTCTCGCAGACTTGGCACTGGCTTTGAATATTTCAGGATATTTAGATGTTCCACCAGATTATCATGGTACACCTTTATATAGTAATCGAATTTGCTTAATTTGTCTTCCAGCTTAGTGGAAGAGATCAGGAAGTAGAGCAGGTCCTGAGCAACAGATCCGTACTTCGAGACCTGATAGTCTACCATATAGACCTCATTGATTTTACCAAATTCATCGTACTGGAACATAATGTTATTCGACCAGGAGTCGCCGTGGTTCAGCACATTGAAATCCGTTGGATCAACTTCACCCAGCCGGAACATTTCGTCTATTATCACTTCCTTCAGAGCTTTCTAAtaacaatataataaataagtataaataatatttattaaaattatagttACAACTTACCACTTTTTCTATGTAGGCCTCGTTGCCTTCGTAGGTGGCACAGCACTTGAGGAATACCTGACCCATGCCGTTCATCATTTCGTTCATCATCGGCTTGTTTTCCTCCTTGAAGAATCCCTTTAGAACTATTTCCGGATACTGCCCCTTGGTGGCCACTCTCACGGCGGTCGCAGCATGCCACTGGGCCAATTTCCGGAGAACCCTCTCCGTGTGCGCTTGATCGAGTCCCTCGAGACGATTGGCATTCTTGAAGCCCTTGGTGCAGAGATCCTCCAGAGCTATGTACTCGCTCTTGGCATTCTTCAGATCGTAGCTCTTGGCTCCAAAGGTAACCTCCACACCGGCCGCCTTGTAAAGTGCTTCCATCTCAGGAACAACCTCATTATACATGGTGCGTTCGATTTCGAAGATATTGGTGTGCTTCATCATCTCCTTGTACACCTCCAGCTGGTGGGGCAACTTGACCATGTAGGACACCTGTTTGATTGTACCATCTGCAGGGCAGAAATTCGGAATCAATAAAGCTCCCCCGTTAAAAGCGAACCCAACACACCTTGCAGCTCCACTTCGATGTTAACGCGTAGCATAATAGTGGCGTAGTTGTCGCCGGCAGCGGAACCACTTTCCGCCTTAAAATTCCTCACTTTTGAGTACCCCTCCACGGTGGACTTGAGAACATCCTCAAAGAGTTCCGCATTCACCCATTCGGGTACTTTACTAGCCGCCATTGTAGATTTAGTCGGGAATTTTATTAATGAAACACTGGGAATACGTATACGCCTCGTTTGACGGTGTTGCGTTGACTGACGAAAACTGagaattagatatttttatatcagCGAGGAGCTTTCGTAGTTCCGTGGAGCTCGGCAGGTTTCTCTCGATCTTCTCTCGAAAGCTCTGCTAATAACattccaaatattttgttggcGGAAAAAGCGTTTGTAGTGTTTTTATTTCACCATGAGCAATTTTCGTGGTAATCCCCGAAATTGCACCtaccattattattttaaatgttttacacacaaaaataataatttaaatttttgtacaaattattaaaattacaaaaaatttatttctatcTCTAAATTATCTACATTTTTAGTATGTTTTGTGATTAATATGTTTAAATTGAGTTTCTATTATAATACTTGTATTACACTTTGAGCTCTGCTAGAACCTGTTTATCATTGCATGCAGTTTATCTTATATAACCCCGGTTAATAAGCCAAGGTAGTATGACTTTTATCTGATCCACGTAAGCCGGCAGAAGAAACATCTTACGCTTGAACGCCATCGCCTCCTCCGAGTTTCCCATAATATTGCCTATATTTGAATCGACACCGGGCGGGAGCAGCACTATAGGCAGCATTCGCTGTGCACATATAAAAGCTGAAATTAAGGGGGTTTGCATTTagaataaaactataaaatacgCTTCGCATAAAAGTCTTACCCCAGAGACTGTATCTGTGCAGATGGGTGTGAAACTGAGCTAGTGTGGGAGCATTCCGATTGTAGTTGAGCAGAGCGAGATGATCGACAAGCTGCTGGTGATAATAATCTATGAAATGATCGAACTTTGCCAGTTTGATCGAGAACTTGGGGGAGGTCATTAGCATGCAGAAAAGATCCTGGGCGGGAGTGCCTAAAAAtaggaatttaattattaaatcatttcttttttatggcAACAATTTGATTACCATATTTAGGCAGTTGGAAGTCGACAAAGCAAACATCCTCCACCTCTGAACTATCCTTGTATTTGAACATAAAATTGTTGCACCAGAAATCGCCATGGTTTAGCACGCTTAACTCCATAGGATCGTTCTTTCCGAACTCTATATTCAGATCGGTCAATTTAGATGTGTAGTCGctctggaaaaaaattacttattataataaatttctatatataattttattgaaaacacACTATTAGGACCAGCTGTCCTGGGTCCAGATTATATTTCTGCATACACTCCAGGAAGGGCATACAGAAATTTATGTTAAAATCATCCAACAGTTTCTGATGCTCGCTCGTAAAGTAACTTTCCCTAATACCCTTCTTGTACTCCCCGAGTTCAACGACTCTTTTGGCCGAGGCTGCATGCCACTGGGCCAACTTCTTGAGTGCTGCCTCCACTTCGAATTGCTCCAAGCCCTTAGATCGGTCGGCATTTCTGTATCCCTTTTTCCGTAGGTCCTCCAACAGAATGTAGTCGCTCTTAATCTCTGAGCCTGGGAACTTCAAGTGCAGAGGCTTGAATTTCGGTGAGATTGGAGTATTCTTGGCATACAGGTCCTCCAATTCCGGGATGAGATGATCGTACATGTCCATCTCCGCCTCGAACATATCATGAAAATCGTTCTCCTGATCTTCCGGCACCAAGGGAATCTTCAGTATATAGCTGACATCTTCTGTGCTATCATCTGAATCTTATCGTGAGTTATTTGAAAAGACGCTTTCGGCATTCTTACTCACCTTTCAGCTGCATTTCAATTTGTATACGTAGCACGATTGTCAAATAATTCTCCCCCTTGCTGATCGCCGATGTGGGAACAAATTTAAGTATCGCCTTGAAATTTTGATTACTCTGTTCCAACAAGCCATGGAAAATCTCTTTATTGACCCATTTTGGAGTTGTTTGGTCCGTCATGTTTTTAACTAGATGCGCTAGCGTCTGATGCTAATGCCTTCCAAGTAGTAACTGGACCCCAAAGTGTTTCGCTGAATAAAAGCTCGTTAGATTTCTCTCTTAAAGACCCTGACGTCATTCTTCATTTTACAGATACTCAACTTTTAAGAGAGGATATTGCATTCGGATGAGCATTTGAATTCTTTATCACCAAAGATGAATGAAAGTATATACAAGTTTCGTTTTTGGAGGATTTTATAGGCTATATATATCAGAGTTTGATGATCTAATGGATTCTATATTAAGCTTTATTtaccaataaaatataaattaactaCCCTATGACTTGACGTTGTGCATGAAGACGTGCCGCCGTAATTTATCGGGTCGTGCAAAGTCCTTGGCGCAGAAGGTGCATTGGTAGGGTCTCTCGCCGGTGTGTTTCCGGCGGTGAA
This portion of the Drosophila takahashii strain IR98-3 E-12201 chromosome 3R, DtakHiC1v2, whole genome shotgun sequence genome encodes:
- the LOC108064535 gene encoding uncharacterized protein, yielding MPPQTKDEEVSERAVTIPDWVKPEVFEDLLKKEVKDYKETKCMRAKAGVAAGENYATIMLRIELDVETKDKSQTTKAFMLKTPHPSEMYRKMIEKTDIFDVERGMYLEVVPELEQLYRDVGLEVKFGAEAYEIEASDYYVLLEDLRPRGFRNINRLEGMDQAHTESVLRKFAQWHAASAVRVETKGPYEEKYRKGFLENEEIVDGFCTRSMKVFMDNIELCKGHETYLKDLKIASAKTLEVVDSLNHPGPDDFKALNHGDGWSNNIMFQYNEKNEIQDTYFVDLQIPKWGTVAQDLYYFLLSSTSLDVKTSKFDYFIWFYHSELVKHLKLLNYSKEPPTLRSIRDALNKYSGWGFICASTIMAYVLLDPVDGADIEKVLGSDDTEFKRSLYVNPRFQKHMEVLLPWLQHRGAME
- the LOC108064589 gene encoding uncharacterized protein produces the protein MPPQTKDEEICQREVQIPDWVKPEAFQDLLKNEVKDYKETKALRTTAGVAAGENYATIMLRVELDVETKDKSKITKAFMLKTPHHTEAYRRLLEKSDIFDVERGMYLEVVPELEQLYRDVGLEIKFGAKAYEIEASDYYVLLEDLKPRGFRNCDRLQGLDQAHTENVLKKFAQWHAASAVRVDLKGPYNEKYTQGIFSSEEITDAFCRSGENLLKHIDQFEGHEAYVKDLHSVSEKLIDVVNDLKEPKSDEFNALNHGDGWSNNIMFQYNDKNEILSTYFVDLQLPKWGSVAQDLYYFLISSTSLDIKTLKFDYFIWFYHSELVKHLKILNYSKTLPTLKSIRDALNKYSGWAFICSACVMGVVLLDPTDDGDLDKILSKEDSSFKNSIYTNPRFRRHMEVLLPWLQHQGALE
- the LOC108064770 gene encoding uncharacterized protein; the protein is MAASKIPDWITADLFEDILKANVEGYSKVKSFKADIGSAAGENYATIMLRVNIEVELQDGKSKPVSYMVKLPHQLEMFQEMMKRTNIFDIERTMYNEVVPEMEALYKAAGVDITFGAKSYDLKNAKTDYVALEDLGIKGFKNANRLEGLDQTHTERVLRKLAQWHAASAVRVDTKGPYADILLKGFFREDSRPMITEMMKGMGANFVKSCATYEGYEVFIDKVKALQPVLVDKLFEFVKVDPTEFNVLNHGDSWSNNIMFQYDAFGKIKEVYMVDYQIPKYGTVAQDLQYFLLSSTKLEDKLTKFDYYIKVYHENLVEHLKILKYSKPIPSLRDIHLALFKYGFFGYTVVTGVMAAVLLDPTDSASFENFMGDTEAGVDFQMQMYNGPRYRKHIQAIMPWLLNRGCLDI
- the LOC108064758 gene encoding uncharacterized protein codes for the protein MAASKVPEWVNAELFEDVLKSTVEGYSKVRNFKAESGSAAGDNYATIMLRVNIEVELQDGTIKQVSYMVKLPHQLEVYKEMMKHTNIFEIERTMYNEVVPEMEALYKAAGVEVTFGAKSYDLKNAKSEYIALEDLCTKGFKNANRLEGLDQAHTERVLRKLAQWHAATAVRVATKGQYPEIVLKGFFKEENKPMMNEMMNGMGQVFLKCCATYEGNEAYIEKVKALKEVIIDEMFRLGEVDPTDFNVLNHGDSWSNNIMFQYDEFGKINEVYMVDYQVSKYGSVAQDLLYFLISSTKLEDKLSKFDYYIKVYHDNLVEHLNILKYSKPVPSLRDIHKVLFKYGIFAYSVATGVMAAVLVDPTESASFENFIGDSAEGVDFQMQMYNNARYRKHIQVILPWLLNRGALDIN
- the LOC108064442 gene encoding uncharacterized protein; this encodes MAASNIPDCVTAELFEDVLKKSIEGYSKVKTFKADSGSAAGENYATIMVRVKIEVELKDGKTKQVSYMVKLPHQGEVFKEMMEKSNVFDIERCMYNEVVPEMEALYKAANVNVTFGAKSYDLKNAKTDYVALEDLGAKGVKNANRLEGFDQTHTEMVLQKMAQWHAATAVRIATKGQYPDIVLHGFYKEENRPMMTGMIKGIGGNFVKSCATYKGHEEYIDKVKALTDVFVDKMFEFAKVDPTEFNVLSHGDTWANNIMFQYDAFGKVKEVFLVDYQLPRYGTVAQDLLYLLISSTKLEDKLSKFDHYIRVYHEHLVEHLKILKYSKAIPSLKDIHLTIIKNGFFAYSVASGTMAAVLLDRTDNASFETFASDGEEGVNFQMRLFNSPRYREHIQVVLPWLLNRGALELN